In Drosophila simulans strain w501 chromosome X, Prin_Dsim_3.1, whole genome shotgun sequence, one DNA window encodes the following:
- the LOC6739997 gene encoding serine/threonine-protein kinase Pink1, mitochondrial, whose amino-acid sequence MSVRLLTVRLIKHGRYILRSYCKRDIHANILDQNQLKTRSKRGFPLPSTAANVVRTTPQQAAKSVVNVVPRTINSPAGSPFNGSASSPTSSSGLFRVGQHARKLFIDNILSRVTTTYSEDLRQRATRKLFFGDSAPFFALIGVSLASGSGVLSKEDELEGVCWEIREAASRLQNAWNHDEISDTLDSKFSIDDLEIGPPIAKGCAAVVYAAGFKKEGASDGASLHPDASSPPPQATPAFAPNSWSTHEMMSPLQNMSRFVHNFGGSVDNVFHYSQPSAASDFVGAQAREQDQQHQEQQQQQDQEPNSSAFNVTSPANSNINSSVDSYPLALKMMFNYDIQSNALSILRAMYKETVPARQRGMNDASDEWERLLQNQTVHLPPHPNIVCMFGFFCDEVRNFPDGHLLYPVAQPQRINPQGYGRNMSLYLLMKRYDHSLRGLLDSQDLSTRNRILLLAQMLEAVNHLSRHGVAHRDLKSDNVLIELQVDAAPVLVLSDFGCCLADKVHGLRLPYVSQDVDKGGNAALMAPEIFNTMPGPFAVLNYGKADLWACGALAYEIFGNRNPFYSNSGGLARERGEMTLSLRNSDYRQDQLPPMSDTCPPLLQQLVYNILNPNPSKRVSPDIAANVVQLFLWAPSNWLKAGGMPNSPEILQWLLSLTTKIMCEGRPQMGAGLMPVASSGNRRAYVEYLLICSFLARARLRRIRGALNWIQNVVA is encoded by the exons ATGTCTGTGAGACTGCTGACCGTGCGACTGATCAAACATGGTCGCTACATTTTGCGCAGCTATTGTAAACGTGATATACACGCCAACATTTTGGACCAGAATCAATTGAAGACAAGAAGCAAGCGAGGCTTTCCCCTACCCTCCACCGCCGCCAATGTGGTGCGG ACAACGCCCCAGCAGGCGGCCAAATCGGTGGTCAATGTAGTGCCCCGCACCATCAACTCCCCCGCGGGATCGCCGTTTAATGGCAGTGCCAGTAgccccaccagcagcagtggACTCTTCCGAGTGGGCCAGCATGCCCGCAAATTGTTCATCGACAACATCCTCAGCCGGGTGACCACCACCTACTCGGAGGATCTTCGCCAGCGCGCGACCCGCAAGCTATTCTTTGGCGATTCAGCGCCCTTCTTCGCCCTGATTGGCGTTAGTCTGGCCTCCGGGTCGGGTGTGCTCAGCAAGGAGGATGAACTGGAGGGCGTGTGCTGGGAGATTCGGGAGGCAGCTAGCCGGCTGCAGAACGCCTGGAATCACGACGAGATCTCCGATACGCTAGACAGCAAGTTCAGCATCGATGACTTGGAAATCGGTCCGCCCATAGCCAAAGGTTGTGCCGCTGTCGTCTATGCAGCGGGTTTCAAGAAGGAAGGTGCCTCGGATGGTGCATCCCTGCATCCCGATGCGTCGTCTCCGCCGCCGCAGGCAACGCCAGCCTTTGCGCCGAATAGCTGGAGTACACACGAGATGATGTCTCCCCTGCAGAACATGTCGCGCTTTGTTCACAACTTTGGCGGCTCTGTGGACAACGTCTTCCACTACAGTCAGCCATCGGCGGCCAGTGATTTCGTGGGCGCCCAGGCGAGGGAACAGGACCAGCAGCaccaggagcaacagcagcaacaggaccAGGAGCCAAACAGCAGTGCCTTCAATGTG ACTTCGCCAGCGAATTCAAACATCAACAGCTCTGTGGACAGCTATCCACTGGCACTCAAAATGATGTTCAACTACGACATCCAGAGCAACGCCCTGTCCATCCTGCGTGCCATGTACAAGGAGACGGTACCGGCCCGCCAGCGCGGCATGAATGACGCCTCCGATGAGTGGGAACGTTTGCTCCAGAATCAAACCGTTCACCTGCCACCGCATCCCAACATTGTCTGTATGTTTGGCTTCTTTTGCGACGAGGTGCGCAACTTTCCCGATGGACATCTCCTGTATCCGGTGGCGCAGCCGCAACGCATCAATCCGCAGGGCTATGGCCGAAATATGTCGCTGTATCTGCTGATGAAACGCTACGATCACAGTCTTCGCGGCCTGCTCGATAGCCAGGATCTGAGCACGCGCAACCGCATCCTGCTGCTGGCCCAAATGCTCGAGGCTGTCAACCATTTGAGTCGTCACGGCGTTGCCCACCGTGACCTAAAGTCCGATAATGTGCTTATCGAGCTGCAGGTCGATGCGGCTCCGGTGCTGGTGCTCTCTGACTTTGGCTGCTGTCTGGCGGACAAGGTGCATGGCCTGCGCCTGCCGTACGTTTCGCAAGACGTCGACAAGGGCGGCAATGCGGCGTTGATGGCGCCGGAGATCTTCAATACGATGCCCGGTCCGTTTGCCGTACTTAATTACGGCAAGGCCGATCTGTGGGCCTGCGGTGCCCTGGCGTACGAGATCTTTGGCAATCGCAATCCGTTCTATTCGAACAGTGGTGGGCTGGCGCGCGAACGCGGTGAGATGACGCTTTCGCTGAGGAACAGCGATTACCGGCAGGACCAACTGCCGCCAATGAGCGATACCTGCCCGCCGCTGCTGCAACAGCTGGTCTACAACATCCTCAATCCCAACCCGTCCAAGCGGGTCAGTCCGGATATTGCAGCAAATGTAGTGCAGCTGTTCCTCTGGGCCCCGTCCAATTGGCTTAAAGCGGGCGGCATGCCCAACAGTCCGGAG ATCCTCCAGTGGCTGCTTTCGCTGACCACCAAGATTATGTGCGAGGGTCGTCCACAGATGGGCGCCGGATTGATGCCAGTGGCCAGCTCTGGCAATAGGCGCGCCTATGTGGAGTACCTGCTCATATGCAGCTTTCTGGCACGCGCCCGCCTGCGTCGCATTCGCGGTGCCCTCAACTGGATCCAGAATGTGGTTGCGTAG
- the LOC6739996 gene encoding uncharacterized protein LOC6739996: MDNPPNPNMLYAEDSLDQATDNIEESNEEQKDPEEKISVLKMRMKQVTEKLDENLAKQEAVQAKLRKVLEKMKDCKDFEEGQ, from the exons ATG GATAACCCACCCAATCCCAACATGTTGTACGCCGAGGATAGCCTGGATCAGGCTACCGACAACATAGAAGAATCAAACGAGGAGCAAAAGGACCCGGAGGAGAAGATTTCGGTACTTAAAATGCGGATGAAGCAGGTGACTGAAAAGCTCGATGAGAATTTGGCCAAACAGGAGGCGGTACAGGCGAAACTGCGCAAAGTGCTGGAGAAGATGAAGGATTGTAAAGATTTTGAGGAGGGTCAATAA
- the LOC27207147 gene encoding diphthine methyltransferase: protein MFTTLHSEDTEYSADSVEWLTHDDAATGFFACGTYQLVQEEGEPAAETSGKRPRKGRVYLYQFEEENCRLERLQCIETSAILDMKWLPAWSSECNPYLATVNSLGQLEIYEFLQDAKQLHRRTCFSLAEQESQEEAPLALALDWQHDGKHIRLAISDSKGGLNLLRYSSQGEIIRERSWLSHGFEAWTCAFDRWSPHLLYSGGDDMLLMAHDLRTEQRAWTNRAHMAGVTCLLSHPRHENHLLTGSYDEQLRLFDTRSMKRSLAELDLSGGIWRLKPHPGQPDIILAACMYTNFSVVQLDVAAPGLSLLGAYEEHKSICYGADWAPWQNKDDASLTMATCSFYDHTLCVSRVDISK from the coding sequence ATGTTTACAACGCTCCACAGCGAAGATACGGAATATTCGGCGGATTCTGTGGAGTGGCTGACACACGATGATGCGGCAACGGGTTTCTTCGCCTGCGGCACCTATCAGCTGGTCCAGGAGGAGGGTGAGCCAGCGGCAGAGACTTCAGGCAAGCGTCCACGCAAGGGTCGCGTTTATTTGTACCAGTTTGAAGAGGAAAATTGCCGCCTGGAGCGGCTACAGTGCATCGAAACGTCTGCCATTCTGGACATGAAGTGGCTGCCGGCCTGGAGCAGTGAGTGTAATCCCTACCTGGCCACGGTCAACTCTTTGGGCCAGCTTGAAATCTACGAGTTTCTCCAGGATGCGAAGCAACTGCACAGGCGCACGTGTTTTAGCCTGGCGGAGCAGGAGTCGCAGGAGGAAGCGCCATTGGCGCTGGCCCTAGACTGGCAACATGACGGGAAGCACATCCGACTGGCCATCTCCGATTCCAAAGGCGGCCTGAATCTATTGCGCTACTCATCACAGGGTGAGATAATCCGTGAACGGTCGTGGTTGTCCCATGGCTTTGAGGCTTGGACCTGTGCCTTCGATCGCTGGTCACCGCACCTTCTGTACAGCGGTGGCGACGATATGCTGCTCATGGCGCACGATCTGCGCACCGAGCAGCGTGCGTGGACCAACCGGGCGCACATGGCTGGAGTCACTTGTCTGCTAAGTCATCCGCGGCACGAAAACCATCTGCTCACGGGTAGCTATGATGAGCAGCTGCGTCTCTTCGACACCAGATCGATGAAGCGATCACTGGCGGAACTGGACTTGAGCGGAGGCATCTGGAGGCTGAAGCCGCATCCTGGCCAGCCCGATATCATCCTGGCCGCCTGCATGTACACCAACTTTAGCGTGGTGCAGCTGGATGTCGCGGCACCTGGCCTGAGTTTACTGGGCGCCTATGAGGAGCACAAGAGCATCTGCTACGGCGCCGATTGGGCACCATGGCAAAACAAGGACGATGCGTCCTTGACCATGGCCACTTGCTCCTTTTATGATCACACGTTGTGTGTGAGTCGTGTGgatataagcaaataa
- the LOC120285350 gene encoding uncharacterized protein LOC120285350 — MDNPPNPNMLYAEDSLDQATDNIEESNEEQKDPEEKISVLKMRMKQVTEKLDENLAKQEAVQAKLRKVLEKMKDCKDFEEGQ; from the exons ATG GATAACCCACCCAATCCCAACATGTTGTACGCCGAGGATAGCCTGGATCAGGCTACCGACAACATCGAAGAATCAAACGAGGAGCAAAAGGACCCGGAGGAGAAGATTTCGGTACTTAAAATGCGGATGAAGCAGGTGACTGAAAAGCTCGATGAGAATTTGGCCAAACAGGAGGCGGTACAGGCGAAACTGCGCAAAGTGCTGGAGAAGATGAAGGATTGTAAAGATTTTGAGGAGGGTCAATAA
- the LOC6740001 gene encoding uncharacterized protein LOC6740001, whose translation MNCLVMDNPPNPNMLYAEDSPDQATDNIEESNEEQKDPEEKISVLKMRMKQVTEKLDENLAKQEAVQAKLRKVLEKMKDCKDFEEGQ comes from the exons ATGAACTGCTTAGTCATG GATAACCCACCCAATCCCAACATGTTGTACGCCGAGGATAGCCCGGATCAGGCTACCGACAACATCGAAGAATCAAACGAGGAGCAAAAGGACCCGGAGGAGAAGATTTCGGTACTTAAAATGCGGATGAAGCAGGTGACTGAAAAGCTCGATGAGAATTTGGCCAAACAGGAGGCGGTACAGGCGAAACTGCGCAAAGTGCTGGAGAAGATGAAGGATTGTAAAGATTTTGAGGAGGGTCAATAA